tagtaatatttattgattgtctaagtttatgtaaaatgtcaaaaagagATAATTAAAAAGGAATAGAATAATTATTTCAATCAAAAATCAAACTACAGTTCTTCATCTTAAACACTTCGTCATGGGAAATATCATTAGGCTCAATCACTTGGTGTCAAACGAAAGTTTTTAAGTAATCTCTCAcacaaacataaatatatttatatataggtcaaatgcatctaaatgtcctttaagtttttcattttcccaaagtcgtcctttaagtttcaaaagtcccaagcaagtcctttaagtttcaaaagtcccaaacaagtccttttagtttttgaatcgtttcaaacaagtccttttagaggatgatggtgatgatttagatgatagtaacaaagagcattattcaccatttgtcatgcctaaaaagatgactaattttaagtgggtgttaggagtcagatttggtaccaaagatgagttcaaggaagcaattacctgaagtaaaatattttcacaagaaagggggggtttgaattgtgacctgtttaaaatttgtctaataaaaattttcttttaaattaacaaTCACAATTAGTTTGTTAGTAaataatgacaataataatCGTGAGGTGTGTgattttgaacaataaattaaaagtaagtaGGGAGAGAGAAATGACACACAAAAGTTATCGTGGTTCGCCAAACGCCGGCTACTTCCACTCCCCACACaagtgtgagattatccactaggTAGTTGTGTTAAGTAACGTTAACCACAActcctcttttcctttttcacaAATGAGTAACCTTTACTCTTGCTAGATCCGACTGATCTTTCCTGCAATGAGTAAATCCACCTTTGTTTTTACAACCAAAAAAGACGAGTAACAATTACCCCTTGCTAGATCTTCTTGATCTTTTCTGCAACCGAgtaattttaccctttttttacACACTTGTTACCTACAAGCTTTTACAAtccaataagaaataaaatcttATTTGGACCAAAATACAATATTTGTAGTAAAGAAACTAAAAAGAGCTCAAAGAACAAAAGAGCAATTTAGTTCACttgaaataaaaagagagagcTTTGTGAATTTTTGCTTGTGAGTATATTGCTTGCTTTCTCAAAAAATTCGGTGTCTTTCCTTCAGCTGATGGCTTGATATTTATAGGCACAAAATTTCTCAAACCAATTGCTCCTTCTCTTCTCCCACGTGAGGAGCGTATGAGTCATGCAATCTCACATGTGTGGAGATAACTTGTTCTTCAAGGCCATGGTCCCACATGTTGCAAATGAACCAACCAAAACACATATTGCTTTTCTTGTATATCCACGTGTATGCTCAAATTTTATCCATTTAATCCCTTTTGAAATCAAAGCCACTTATTTGATCTTGCTTTCTTTGTGTCCCACGTGTAAGCATTTTGATGAGGAAGGTACATATATGGAAACTTACAGCTTGCATCCATTTTGTTCCTTGTTCCTCTTATAGCCAAAAGAAGATATTTGTTTGTACTTGCTTTTACCATTTGATTGGAAGTGTAGTGGTATTGGAGACAATAAAAGAGACTAGCAGCATAAAATCACTTGCAGTATGTGTGCCAACGTGTTGCTCAATTTTTGAGCAAGTATATCCAATTTTGtccattgtatttttatccattaattTCTTGCTTTGTCTATTGTATGAGATACTCAAATAATTTTAGGGAACTAGTTATATCAACCTTTTTGAGCTTGAGTTCCTGCAGCTAAAAAATACTCATACAAAGATGTTAAATACAATAATATCAGAatccatttataaaataaaattgaaatatattttttcatctttaaaactaaaatagggATTTATGAATATTTTCTCAACATTACCAACTATTCTATCTACAATagaacttgtttgaaacgattcaaaaactaaaaggacttgtttaggacttttaaaacttaaaggacgactttgaaaaaaatgaaaaacttaaaggacatttagatgcatttgaccttatATATATAACTCTTAAAATAATTCTTAACCTATGGAAGTATGATATAACAGTAACTCAAGAAACTAACTTTATCGagaaatacaaaagaaaaactcGAACCATATGAACCGCATATTCTTAAATAGTTGAAATACTTGGATCTCCATTTTTTGCTTGCATCCATAACTCTAATGTTATTCTTAAGCACCATCTACCAATATCAAGCAACTTAGCATCATATCATAGGCGAAGGCTAGCGTGGGAGAGCATATTAGGTCGCGCATGGTGCATGAGTGTGTTTAACAGTTGGATTATGATCGTCCACGGATATTATGATGCATTATACACATATGAATGCTACATCCTATTCTagattttcttctctctctctacgCCTACCTCAGTGCCTTGTTCATTCTCCTCTCTCCATGCCAGAGTTGTTCATCATTTCCGCTGAGACTgtgttaaacaaaaaaaaaaaaatcaccactgaaatcatctttttttaacaaaaggaagaaaatacTGGATTCATCTTTGACACAAGGCTGGATTTTTTTCAACCTTTCTCTTAGAATCCATCGGTTGCGTGTCattaacaaatattaaaatggGCATCTCTTCCCCTTTTccacaaaattccaattttcacGTTTatgcacttttatttttttctatatgaatttttttcaataattcaGTGTTGtcttgtttgatttttaattactCTTTCATGATTTTGTTCAAAAGAGTGGTGTTACatgaataaaatataacaagtgGTTGAATTTTTTCCTATTTCTCAAGATTTGTAAATATTTCATCTTTTAAGACACTCAGATTGTAattcctctcttcttcttcttcttcctcaattttttttattgtgaatCCAACAAAATCAAGAAGCATAAAATGTAAACATGAACCCAAAAAGAAGAATCAAACAGAATGGTAAGGTTCACAATCCATCCAAAAAATGGGACACAAAAAGAAAAGTTCTGGGTGTGGATAAAATTCCTaactacataaaaaaataaaaaataaaaaatgatgaaaaaacgTTCTTCGGACGGTGAGTGCTGATGGAAAGAGAATGTAACCAGTAGTGTGAGTCCCAACAATGGAGAGAGAGTCAGAAGGATGAGACagaatcaaaagaaaataggaagataaaataattaaaatatatagtGTATAATGTTCATGATGGTGTATTATAATCAAACGGACCAGATTACTCACTCCCCATGAGTGACCTAAGTCACTCTCCCACGCTAGCCTTCGCCCATATCATAATATAACACACTCAAGATACTTACCTACCATACATGAAAGACAGAATttaacacacaaacacacacataagGTTGATTTGCATGCTGGTACAGGTGAGGTGCAATTATACTTTACTCCTCAACTACTATTCTCATTCAACTGATCGGGATCAACAATTTGAAGTCTAAAAAGACTTAAACCAACTTGTGTTGGTACAATGAATCAATAATGTTGACTTAAGATAttaaaatgtacttttttttttaagttttcatattcaattttatCTTAGGTGTTAATTTTGATAgattaatttaacttttaaaaaaacattttggaGTCTTAATAATACTCCAATGTATTACTTAAAGATCATTGATTATCCCTAGTAattaatctaaaaataaaatatcacacACTCTACCTCTCTCCCATAATGAATATTCAATAATCTAAAAACTATTCGcatcatttttaataattgtaaagtaaaatcaaaattatttcaacTTCACATTAATCAAAAGTTAAGGAAACTgggagagagagtgagagagggagattttattaaaaattgtgcattccatattttagaaatttaaaaatcttatatttttaagacaaaatttATGGCAAAAGTTAGCAtgactcaataaaataaaataaatagtagtattaatactccctctgttccaaattgtatgccactttacaaaaaaaaattgtcccaaattatatgttactttacaataccaatgaaacattaatattacttttcctattatatccttaattatttattaccccttcttctttcatttatctttctcatatcatttattaaggacaattttgtaaaacaactcataatatctctttcccacgcaatattaattacatttcttaatacgtgtgaaatgcccaaaacgtcatacaatttgggacggaggaagtatgtTGGTGTcgtatatttgtttgtttgcttTTGTGTTGAGTCATCATaactcattaattaattaatcccTTAAGAAAAATAACTCATTAATTAATGAGAACTAAAAGATCAATTATATGTCTTTTTATCtccaataattttaaaaagagagtgtaTATAttatggcaaattctatggtacacccaacattttgagtgtaccggtacaccaaacattaaattaataattaaattgattgtttttttaaagaaaaaataattattttctatcattgacaactataataattaaatcttatttaccaaaagcgtcgatgaaataaaatttactttttttgaatttttattgctcataatgaagaatattgattattttttatgagaaaatgttaaaaatttaatataattcatataaacaatgaaatgatgttttttttctcataagatcgtgttttttaaaatataaataatgacaaataacaacttatttcataaaatggtctttaatttataaatttatgaaacagagtatcggtacacctcaatttgtgaggtgtaccgtagaagctcccatATATTATAATACTTTTcttaatctttgtgattatatatatatatagagagagagagagagttttcATTTCTTGTAAATGGAAGAATGAACTCAGTTGATTACTGAAAGGTACATGtcaaaacaacaatttatcACAAAAATATATAGCAATATTGGTCTCAAGTCCTCAATATTTCTTATCAGAACGCGAAGAGTGAGAAAGAGGTAATTCTCATTTCTTGTAAATGGAAGAATGAACTAAGTTGATTAGCCAAAGTGAAAGGTCAAAAAGGTTGCATTTATATAACACAGGgagaaaatttaaattaaacattAAGTAATTAATTATAGGATAAATACCATTTTCGGTCCTTTTAGTTTGGCAGAATttccaagttagtcctttaagtttcaaaagttttaaataggtcattttagtttgaaagaatttccaagttagtcctttaagtttcaaaagtttcaaacataaaggacctatttgaaacttttaaaacggtgacggtgaaatagtttatcaactgaAAGGACATATTTgaaacatttgaaatttaaaggactaacttagGAATTCTGACAAATTAAAAGAATCTAATTGAAACTTTCGAAACTTAAAAAGACTAattatgtcaaactaaaaggaccaaaatgatattTGACCTTAATTCTACTAATGAAACgtgaaaactgaaaactaaCTCTACCTAACAACTGAAGTCGAACTGAATTTCTTATCTTCAATATTTATCCtatctttaatttataaaatattttaaaaaagataaattatttcaaattacGATCATTTTAATACTTTGTATTATGGAGACGGAAATCAATTGAAGAGGTCCCTTGATGGTTACATATCATAAGTACACATTAATATGTTTATGGTCTCCGACTGATTTATTTTGTGTTTCAAAGTATGATGGCATTGACAAGCACAAAGACCCACCCAACCTAATGACAAATTAGGAGCAAGGAGAAGTGTGGAAGCATGAGCCAAAATTGGTCctacatttatttataataatgtacATTAGTaagtgagtgttgctagcattcctctagTAATAAGAGTTGGGCATAGTAGAAGAGACCATATATTCTCATAATGTAACACACTATTGTTTGAATTCACACTCTGAAAGGTATACAGTGAAATGCTGTGTATAGTGAATTTTTTCACTAATTCATCTCAAGAAGTGTCATTTAGTTACATGCTTTCTAACTCAGTAAAAATTATCCATTACCTACCTTATTTCCACAAAACCCGTAATTAAAGTGTGGACAATATTGTGTTGCCTTTGAGTCATGTTTTAACAACAACACATACTTTGGAAAATCTCGTGTTTATTTAATGTTTAATACGTCTATTTTGCGTctgctttttttcttttaagttttagtttagagtttgtattttgagttttaatctatagtttaaatttaatttttttattaaagtatcTATCTTGTGTCATatcttaaattttgaaatttctcGTAGTTACATATCATATCTATGTATCGTATCAAGTAAATTGACTTCattgaaaataacataaaacaatGCACACTAGTCTTCTTAGTCTATTCTAAGAGGTACACATAAAAACAAGAACCATATACAACAAAGGACATTGTTGAAACAACAATTGGGTTATAGTCAGCAATGCAAATTGTGAAGAATGGTTGTTGTCTCCCTTTGTATGAACAAAAACGAGGAGCAGGAGCGGTTTAGGGATCAAAAGTTGAAAAGTATGAATACGAGTGGGGAAGGAAATGGGTACCACAAACAATCTCACCCTCTATGTCAGACAAGATAAAATTAACTTTGATTTCAGCTTCATCACCAAGCACCGTCCATATTCAACTCATACTATCATCTACATTAAATCACTTTTCACACCCCACTTCTTAATTATTGtctttgaatttgaaataattttaaggTAGAGCCCACATAGGATCTAAGGGGTGGGTTGATGTTGTCTCAATCTTAAGTGGTTGGCTTAGGCCATTCCATTTGAAACATTACCACTAGGGAAGCACgtggagagaagaaaaaaattatgaagccTTGGCGGTGATTTTTACAAACAACACATGAAATGGAGAGATAGATAGATGACAAGGTTTAAATTGTTTGGTTGAGAATTAACCATGAAAGGATCGATGGATGTGGCATATGCGGCGCAGCAGTTACCGTTTGGGGGTGTATTCTTTTTCTCCATAATCTTGGTGGATgcatttattgaatgtttttAACCTAACTTCATGTATATTATTTTAGGATAATGTTTGATGTACACTCTATTTAGATGTGTAAcattttgagaaagaaagagataGAAGAGAGTAATGTGATAAATATAATAAGTTTGAGATGTGATATATATTGAATAAAAAGTGTTTATTGTACAATATCAAACaaagttaaaagaaaatttgatacCAAAAAATTGGTCCTCCTACTACCTTAATCTCTAGCTCCAAGTATAAGTGACAATGTAATACTCTTtccgatcctatttataagaggaagttgactttttagatacattgaataatgtatgtatctaatcaagaacctaaaccaaatacataaattatttaatgtatctaaaaagtaaattgtctttTGTAAATAGGACTGGAGGGAGTATCaaattagccaaaaaaaaaacttattgagGGTTTGCCAAAACATAAACACCATGGTCCAAATTGCATAACAATGCACAAAACCAAAAAccacaaaattacaaatacacGTATCAAAAAACCTTAAACTAGGAGATATTAATGACACTAAAGTTAgaaataagggaaatgttaatatATGTCATATGGACACATGTTAGtttattaaaagaataaattattcatttgaaattggatcaatttatttctcataaaattgaaaattaaattttctcaataaatactttttatttctaaaattcttaacataataatattaccttaaaaataatttgaatccCACAAATCAAATCCATCTTTCTTTGATTACTTTTTTCGGAGAGTTCCCTTCAATATTCGTGCATGTCAAATAAGGAATGCAATTTATTTTGTCTAAACAAAAGTGAAAGTTTTAAGTCCATATAGTTAGTAAGCATTCAATTCATATTTCACAAGAATTTGAATTTCACTACCGATCCAAGCACTTTATTGCCCTTAGGAGTTTTTCATGACACCCTAGTGAATAGTGAGGCCATAAACTCAACTGGTCCAAAGTTTtcatgtacaaaaaaaaaaaaaaaatcctaccaAAACAAAGTGCAAATCAAATCCTACCAAACAGagtataaatcaaataaaaacgcATCCTCCTTTTCCCTTCACAAAAAGATTTGCACTAGTGTAAATGAGATGCTCCCTCAAATGCTTACAAAACAAGCAAAGACAAAACACTGACCAAAAATATATGCAATATCAACTTCATATTGCATTAGTGTATTACCCAACAAACTAGAGTGGCATATGTTCAACGTTAAAGCGAAGAAGGTGCGAAGAAATTGACAtgtaaacaacaaaattaaagaGTGGTAACATGAAATCCTCGTCGTACGGAACCCTTGAAGTTGGGGCTTGTTTAGGGCCCAATCACGTGGTCCATCTTTGTTCCATTGTCACCGACTTTCAATTCCAGATTTGCCCTTATTCCGTTTTTCTTAATTACCCTCAAACAAATGTACTTGTTGTCATGCTGAATTTGAATTCACATTTGAGGCTTGCAAGTAGCCAGAAGCAACGAtcaaacaataaacaattttcatgtaaaattatgatactattaaaaaaatcattttgagtCCAACAACAATGTGCCTCGATCTATTgcctattattatttttgtgtcAGTTTTATCTACCTGCAAATCCATACACGCATTGCATGCATATCCTATTATCCTTTTCCAAATTCCAATAAAATTTGATCTTcagaaaaaaagatgaaaaatcacGTATCTCTGTCATATAtaacattgaaatttgaaatcaCACAGAAAAGAATCACCTTCACTCATACTCATACACGCATTGCATTTGatgcttttcattttttcacattctcttccatagttccatTCCATCAAGTGGTGATGAAACGACACATAAAATCAGTTTAGCTGGTAACAAAACGACAACACCTGTATCTCCTAGCCTGGCATTGGATCATAATAACACAATCCTGTGCTGTCCTACATTAAACGTATAGGTATATCTAAATGTATGCACTTTCACACGTGCACCTGGTTACTTAGAAATTTGATCCATTTCCAgctaaaacaattcataatagaGTAAACTGAAACAAGTATAGAAAATCACACTAGTGTAGTGTAGATCATAAACAATACCAATATATATTCAACCGttgatcatttatttatttattatgaacTTTACTATAATTTTGTAGTGTATATATAAAAAGGACAAGATGATCTTAAACATGTAAAAAACCTTTTCAAACTATTTTGTGCACATTGTTCCTAGTACAACCCAATTCCTGGTCTTTTTAGACACCAAAAAGGGAAAACCAAAACCTAAgatcataaaaattaaaattaaaattagaataaaagaacaaaaaagaaaaatgttttgatCTCATTCCAACTTTCAAGGATGAGAAACTGATTGAGCCAGTTTCTCAATCTTTTCAACAAGCTCCGGCGACAGCTTCTTAACTGGTTTCCTTTCCTTCTCAGGTCGAAAATCGAATCCTAGAGCTTCGGATACTTCTTCGGAGCTCCACCCAGCTTTTCGAAGTGAATCCGAAAACCGATCCGCTTTTAATAACAAAGCATCCAACAACGCTTGATTATCCAACATCACCATTTCCCCTTCAAAAAAACCACAAGCCGAAACTTGAACCATTTCGGTTATATCCGGTTCACTCCACCCACCCGCTTTCAAAACCGACCCGATTTTATCAATATATTCATCAACCCAACCGGGAATAACAGACCGTGGTGGAATATCAAAAAACCTCTCCGGCGAAGTAGATTCCGACGACAACGAGTTTCTCCGGCGACGATCCGTGGCAGCTTCTGTCCAAAATTCCACCCACCTCGGCGTCCTTCCTCCGGTGTCGAGACTCCTTCGTGAAAATGCCGTTGAAGAACCCGCGGATTTCTCGCTAACAGAACGTTGCTTCATGAGAATTTTCGGATCGGATTCGGATCTTCGAAATAAAGACTCACGTTGAAAGAAATCTGAAAGATCGAAACCGCAACAGAAGATTCTATTTTCATCGACGTAGAAAATCGGATTTCCGGCGAGTGAAGGATTTGAAGGAATGTAGCAATGGTTGAAGATAGGAATCAGTAACGGAGCTTTCTTCAAAGCATTTCTCGCAATTTTCAGTGCTTTCTCCGGTTCAGAAGGTCTTAATCCCCAAGATTTCGACCAGAACGCGTTTCTCGCGATCTGAAACGAGATTGCGGCAATTGGAAGATCAAGTGAGGCGCGGAGACGGAGGCGAGCGGCGGTGGATCGCCAGTCAGGGAATCCAGGTCCGACGGGGATGCCGGCGGCGAGAATTGCACGGAGGTCCGGTGGGAAAACGAAACTGAACTCAGCTTCTGCACGTGCGAATTCTGCGTCGGAGAGACCAGGTTGGACTTGGACACCGGAGTTATGGAGCTGAGTTATGACTTTATCTACTACTGAAGAGAATGAGAATAAACAGTTACGTTCTGAGGAGGAGGAAGAGGTAGAAGATGAAGCGGCTCGAGCTGATAAGCGGCGTAGACCGGCTATGTGAGCCGGGTTTAAACCGGTCATTCTCCGGTCTACGTCGACCATTTTTaatgtgtttgttgttttgGGTGTATCAGGAAGGTGAAGGTGAATGGTGCGTTTTGTGGagtttgagacagagacagagAGGGACTTTTGCTTGTACACAAGCTTCTTTATTTATAGCATCAAAAAGTGTGCGGTCtactcttgattttttttggtgattcTTTATTACTCCATTGTTTTCATTTTACTCATTTCTCCTTCACCTTTTGTTATAGTGTGAATGAACTCTTTAGCTTAAGTGGTAAATTtataagagtagtgatatatgcATAATTATtagtgattaatttttttttttattagtcgaaaacaatagagagaataataatataatgtgagtacgagaaaaaaaattgtcataaagtGATCGtaaaaatatcatcttttaatttataaatcaaTCATTTCTTTCAACTTAATTGAGGGTCATGATGAattcaattttgaaaatatatcgctgttaattctttcttttttggtacAGCATTGGTGTTAATTCTATTAAAAGAATTTTGACATTCATTTCAACTTTATCCatctcaattattttttatagaatacACAATTCACACCAAAATAGATATAGTAAGTGTATACGTGAGAATAAACTTGATCAAGTTggacttttcaaaatttaagtttGATATGGTTTAAATTAGGGCTTGTTCTCAGGTGTACAAGTCTTTCCTTGTCGATGAGTGAAAAGTCAACAATTACCACAATTACATGGTATGCTGCCCTATACGTATATTATTCTCTCCACATAaactcttcttctctcttctgCCTCCATCGTCAATGCTTCAAAGACCATGGAACAATAAAACTTGAAAGCGATTAAGTCAAAAAAAGTCTAGATGTCAAATACCAAGAGAGGAGAGAATAGAGAAATcgagatgaaaaaaaaaaagtatttagtgTTTTTAATGGATGATAATAATCCGAATTTCACCATTCAACAGTTAAACATTAAAACTGAGACTCGCTCAGAGTAAAAGACCTATCAAACTCTCTCACTCCATACTAAGCCCAAGTTTTATCGCATTTTTAAAAGCATGCATGTAatgtatttatatgatttaacaTATGCTTAAATGTTTCAAAAACATCTTATgcgtttctttaaaaaaaaaagtttgacatTATATGCTAGGTTTTAAGCTCATGTCAAACGACCTATTTAAACCTATATGTGagtatttcatttaaataaataaaaaataaatggaagcaagaaaaacaaacaaaaagagtTAAATGCTCAAGAAAAATAGACAGTCTCATAACAAAAAGTTagttacaaagaaaatgatgaattatgacaagaattaaagaaaagagaatAAGTACAAAATAGATGAAAACCAGAATGTGAAAAACAAGCACTTGATTTTACAAATTGCAAAGCATGACATGATATTATGATCAATATAGACAACAACTGTTGAACAACGGCTCCTTCAAGAAACAATTGTCCTTTCATCAACGGTAATTAGAAGAttagattatgtttttttaaccaCAAAAGCTTCTCATGCGGGACAATTTACTTTCTGCTTAGGGCAGTCCTATAATCTTTTTTACTTAATTAGTATTTAATTCTACCCACGCTCAATTAACTTATGCTTTGTTTTTCTCAGTGACGATGTAGTGATTTTACTttactatatattatattagaTCATTCTATAGCTTGGTTAAATGTTGATTCCATATTACTATTATCATTTATCAGTCACTATTTAGAGATGTAAGTTACTAATTGATTACACTctaattatcataaaaaaaaattattgttattattagtaCTTAGTAGAATTATGCGTGACCAATGTTTGGCCCACGAGCAATCATGCATTTGTTTGGCAACGGATTCAAAAGCTAAGCACATAATCATAATAGCACATTGTTGTTGTGCTTTAACGTTAATCTCCCTCttatctttctttattttcctcatttttttttctttctttccgtcatttgaaaagaagaaaaataataacagTTAGTTATGTCCATATCCAACTAGTTTATccgttgaaaaaaaaacaattatagctTAGGTGTCTTTCAAGCAGATTGAATGTATGTACATGGATGAAATTATATAGATAGTTGTCCTCCCATCCCAAAATATCAATATCTTCTTTACACAATTATACATGGATTAAATTACTAGTAAGTTTTGCATTGTTAATTCCAAATTCTAATAATGCAAATTTTACTTTACAAAGAATGCTATGCTTTATAATTGGCGCCAATATTCTGGTCTCCCTGCACCAAAAATTATAATGAAGcattttttctttacaaaacaccaacaaaaaaaaaattatgcctataatataatattataatcttTGCTAAATTCAACCAATATGCTTTACAAAGATTTAATCATTTtctaacaaaagaaaattttaattttattattattaaaaagtgtTAATTAGTGCTAGCTTCACGAGTTAGCTTCTCTATTTATATGAGTGTAAAGATAATCGGTCTCCGTCTACAAATATGTGGATTTAAACTGCACAATTCAGTGTTCAATTAATTCAATCCATGCGGACCAAATTTTAATGGACAAAAATATCGTCAAAACTCGTGTGGTTGTGGGTTATAAGTGATGGTTTCCCAACCTGTGCTCAAATTAGATtggtttattttcttcttttaatatCTATGTCAAAACAAACCCGACCTCTATTAATTCGAATATCAATTTCGTATAATTCAAAATGATCACATAAAATTCAAACGAAGTagctatattttattatttattcttttatttcacattatattcttaaaaatatgttatgttgatatatttttattctataaAGTTTGATCAAGTCTTCTtaactttttttagaggattttttttttatattatttgaaataagtttctttactatttttaaaaataacaacatGATCAAGCTCCTCTTGATCGATATGGTTTGATATAAATCAATCCCAATTTATTACAGGTCAGGATCCTTCCGTAAAAATAGAGACACCCTAACACATGATTACATCCCTAACTCTTCCACCGTTTTGC
Above is a genomic segment from Medicago truncatula cultivar Jemalong A17 chromosome 5, MtrunA17r5.0-ANR, whole genome shotgun sequence containing:
- the LOC11410931 gene encoding uncharacterized protein; translation: MVDVDRRMTGLNPAHIAGLRRLSARAASSSTSSSSSERNCLFSFSSVVDKVITQLHNSGVQVQPGLSDAEFARAEAEFSFVFPPDLRAILAAGIPVGPGFPDWRSTAARLRLRASLDLPIAAISFQIARNAFWSKSWGLRPSEPEKALKIARNALKKAPLLIPIFNHCYIPSNPSLAGNPIFYVDENRIFCCGFDLSDFFQRESLFRRSESDPKILMKQRSVSEKSAGSSTAFSRRSLDTGGRTPRWVEFWTEAATDRRRRNSLSSESTSPERFFDIPPRSVIPGWVDEYIDKIGSVLKAGGWSEPDITEMVQVSACGFFEGEMVMLDNQALLDALLLKADRFSDSLRKAGWSSEEVSEALGFDFRPEKERKPVKKLSPELVEKIEKLAQSVSHP